A genomic region of Arachis hypogaea cultivar Tifrunner chromosome 5, arahy.Tifrunner.gnm2.J5K5, whole genome shotgun sequence contains the following coding sequences:
- the LOC112802583 gene encoding protein EDS1, which produces MAAAVGITEFIGAEMIEKAISLAWKAHKTPEKPFILEKNRKGDPQQVFISFPASGSAKDWYSQKPFGEVPIDLDLFPSLKSIGYNDAAKVNEAFQGRFQAILSKPLLETEVKDAMDKKRQIVFTGHSSGSPMAILATLWTLEKYPSTKSNGSVPPICVTFGSPLIGNHIFSHATRRENWSNFFMHFVMRYDIVPRILLSPLSSFDQRFEAVSQFFNPNHKLKSFMSESVGRSSHTTDFFSVVMSNAAKVTSHAVSKSIGTTDSTLEIIANFVPLSPYRPFGTYIFCTGNGKHVVIRNSDAVLQILFFSAQLSTEAEVAQVGSRSLQEHRTKLQLNFGKENFVFLEQDQLEKVPLTDDGSKDDISMAFNDLGLNPRARLYLRAAAGLEKQRLKNEERMKEKIDSDEFEEKMKELEKYKKVMELKNICYYDAFKKQESSEDFQANVKRLQLAMLWDEIMEKLRSYELPDEFEGRAEWVEHAKRFRRLVEPLDVANYYRHLRQIEAGTYMRKGRPMRYKFTQRWLEHAEGCKFEEEYSESCFWAEVEDLSHITNNATSIVNASFDKDVLDRTQQRVARLVARIDVWIDNKVLDKDVLLEGSTLMNWWNSLPSQYRNGSSIKSLVKCTETR; this is translated from the exons ATGGCTGCTGCTGTTGGAATCACAGAATTTATTGGAGCAGAGATGATTGAGAAGGCAATTTCTTTGGCCTGGAAGGCTCACAAGACACCAGAAAAACCTTTCATTCTTGAAAAGAATCGCAAAGGGGACCCTCAACAAGTGTTCATCAGCTTCCCAGCATCAGGTTCTGCAAAAGATTGGTACTCTCAGAAGCCTTTTGGGGAAGTCCCAATAGACCTTGATCTGTTCCCATCACTTAAAAGCATTGGTTACAATGATGCTGCTAAAGTAAATGAAGCCTTTCAAGGAAGGTTCCAAGCTATTTTGTCCAAGCCGTTACTTGAAACTGAG GTGAAAGATGCAATGGATAAAAAGAGGCAAATAGTATTTACAGGGCACTCTTCTGGTTCCCCAATGGCCATTCTAGCAACCCTTTGGACCTTGGAGAAGTACCCATCCACAAAATCCAACGGTAGTGTACCTCCAATTTGTGTAACTTTTGGTTCTCCTTTAATTGGTAATCATATTTTTTCTCATGCTACAAGGAGAGAAAATTGGTCCAACTTCTTCATGCACTTTGTCATGAGATATGACATAGTACCTAGAATCCTCCTTTCTCCACTCTCTTCTTTTGATCAAAGATTTGAAGCGGTTTCGCAGTTCTTCAATCCCAACCACAAACTCAAGTCTTTCATGAGCGAATCGGTTGGAAGATCCTCACACACCACTGATTTCTTTAGTGTTGTGATGTCTAATGCTGCAAAAGTTACAAGCCATGCTGTTTCTAAGTCAATAGGTACCACAGATTCAACACTTGAAATTATTGCAAATTTCGTTCCATTAAGCCCTTATAGACCCTTTGGAACCTACATTTTCTGCACCGGAAATGGAAAGCATGTTGTTATTAGAAACTCAGATGCAGTTCTGCAGATTCTGTTTTTCTCTGCTCAATTAAGCACCGAAGCAGAAGTTGCTCAAGTTGGCAGTAGAAGCCTACAGGAACATAGAACCAAACTGCAACTAAACTTTGGAAAGGAGAATTTTGTGTTCTTGGAGCAGGACCAACTTGAGAAGGTTCCATTGACTGATGATGGCTCAAAGGATGATATTAGCATGGCCTTCAATGATCTTGGCCTG AACCCAAGAGCAAGATTGTATCTTCGAGCAGCAGCAGGGTTAGAGAAACAAAGACTGAAAAACGAggaaagaatgaaagagaagatagACTCTGATGAGTTCGAGGAAAAAATGAAGGAACTGGAGAAATACAAAAAAGTGATGGAGCTTAAAAACATTTGCTACTACGATGCCTTCAAGAAGCAAGAAAGCTCTGAGGACTTCCAAGCAAATGTGAAGAGGCTACAGCTGGCAATGTTGTGGGACGAGATAATGGAGAAGCTAAGAAGTTATGAACTGCCAGATGAGTTTGAAGGGAGAGCTGAATGGGTCGAACACGCGAAGCGATTTCGGAGGCTAGTTGAGCCTTTAGATGTCGCCAACTACTACAGACACTTGAGGCAAATTGAGGCTGGTACTTACATGCGTAAGGGAAGGCCAATGCGGTATAAATTCACTCAAAGGTGGCTTGAACATGCTGAGGGATGTAAGTTTGAAGAAGAGTACTCTGAATCATGCTTTTGGGCCGAGGTGGAGGATCTTTCCCACATAACAAATAATGCCACTAGTATTGTTAATGCTTCATTTGATAAAGATGTTTTGGATCGAACTCAGCAAAGGGTTGCGAGATTGGTGGCTAGGATAGATGTATGGATTGACAATAAGGTGCTAGATAAGGATGTGTTATTGGAGGGTTCTACTTTGATGAATTGGTGGAATTCTCTACCATCGCAATATAGGAATGGCTCGAGCATTAAGAGTCTTGTCAAGTGTACAGAAACAAGGTGA